DNA sequence from the Eptesicus fuscus isolate TK198812 chromosome 7, DD_ASM_mEF_20220401, whole genome shotgun sequence genome:
TAGGCTATTTGAATGGATACCTGATTTAATTCTTCAGATCCCGCTCTCATGGAATACATAACACagcccaatttacagatgatgaaaatgAGGCTAAGAAAGCTTAAGGCAAGAGACGCAAAATTCTGCCGCAGACCTATCAGACTGTTTCTACCACATCGTACCCCAGGGATATGCCCACTAGACCTCCCTGCCTCTCATATGCCGCCTAACACCGCGTTCTAACACCCGTACGCCCCGTAGCCTATTTTCCCAGTCTTTCCATTATCCGCCCTCCATTATCACCACATCTTACCCGAGAACCTCACCGGTCGTTCCTGGGACTCGGGCAGTGGAGCTGAAATGGAGAAAACCGGGCGTGCATAATACGCACCAATCAGCGAGGCAGCACTCAAGCGGGCAGAGAAGCCGGCCAATCCCCAGCAGGCGGAGGCAAAAACCTGCCTCTGAGCCAGGCGACGCGCGGGCAAAGCCAGAAATATGGAGTTCAAATCCCAACGGCCGCCAGGGGACCAATCGCGACGCTCGCTGCAGAGACCGACCAATCACAGCGCAGGATCCGGAAAGCAGGGCCGCGCCGCCTAGAGAGGGGCGGGGCCTAGTTGCAGAATCTGGACTCCAGCCCCCTAGTCTTGCGGCTGCTGCCTTCCATACTTGGTCCTTTGCCCTCAGTCGGTGGGGAGGAGGCCCCGGCAGTGTGTGCCAGAGATGCCGCATGCCTAGTTGGGCAGTGGTAGAGCCCCTGGAGTGGTGACCCACTCAGTCAGATCCAGGACTGGAGGCAAGTCCAGGCCGGGATTTAGAAGGTTTAGGATCTAGTCCGGGTTCCGCCATTTCCTCTGCTACGTGACGTCCAGCAAGTCACTTCACTCAGGAGCCCGATTTCTTCCCCTGTACAATAgggatagtaaaaaaaaaaaaaaaaaagaaaaagcgacAGCGCAAAACTGCTGTGAGGCATAGAAAATGGAAGCTCTGGGTTCCAGGGTCTGGACCATCTCCCTCGCAGTTGAGGGACGGCCATGGAAACAAAAGAATGCATTTTCTTGAAATCCAGTTTTGGGACACACGGCGAAGAGAATCCCTCACCTCTTCCTCCGCTCCAAGACTTCCGGCTCGCAGAACGGAAGCGCCTAGGCGGGGCAGGGTCTGAGTGACACCCCGGGCCTCTAAACGCCCGAACCCGGAAGGCGGGGCTtgtggctggggaaggaggagctTAGGAGCTCCCTGCGCCCAGAGCTACCTGGGTAAGGCCCAAGATGGCTGCTTTCACCTAAAACCTCTGTGAGGGCAGCACGAGCGGTTCCTGTCATCTCCTTGAAGGTCACGCCTGGCTAGCACTCTGCTATAGCTGTATGCTGTTGTAGGGGAGAGACGGGCACAATGGCAGGGTGCCTCGCTGCGGGTGCGGGAAGGCGCCTGTGGAGCTGGGtgccccaggcctgcagaagtTTCTCTCTGGGTAAGTGGCGGATGTAGAGAGACGCTCGGAGAACTGCTTTTCAGTAAGCGGCCAGGATTCAGTCTCTTTCTTCTCCATCCCTAGGTGTTCCTGACTTGTATTTTGTAAGGAACACCGTCCCGCCCCCCAAAGTGGTTGATCGTTGGAACGAGAAGAGGGCCATGTTTGGGGTGTATGATAACATCGGGATCCTGGGTAAGATTCGACTCCCTTGTACAGAATTTAAGAATGGCAATTATGTTGTAACAACGGCCTTTCCCCCACACCTGTGTAGGAATGGTACCGTGCTCAGTAGCAAAGAGCAAACACTTATGTGGTTATTTACGTTATATTGGGCATTGTTCTGAGTGTcctacatgtattaactcatttaatccgcATAAGAACGTTttcactttacaggtgaggaaactgaggcataaagagGCTAAGTAATTTTTTCAAAACTAGCAAATGGCAGTGCCAGTATTTGAACCCCAAACAGTCTGGCTCCAAAGTCTGTGCTCTTGATACTGTAGTATAATGTGTCTTGTCTGTAGGAGCTGCTCTGAACGGTGCAACTTGTGTGCTGAAGGCTTAGCAGCTGGTCGAGGCTGTGTTGTCTTGGAACTAACATGCTCTCTCACATTACACAGGAAATTTTGAAAAGCACCCCAAAGAACTAATCAAGGGCCCCAAATGGCTTCGAGGCTGGAAGGGGAATGAATTGCAGCGTTGTATCCGAAAGAAGAGAATGGTTGGACATTGGATGTTTAGTGATGACCTACACAACCTTAACAAACGCATCAGATATCTCTACAAACATTTTAACCGCCGTGGAAAGTACCGGTAGAAGAGGAAGCTGGGGACTGTGGAAGAGGCATATCTAACATCCAGGTGAAGGGAAATAGTACTTTTTTCCCTATGAGGAAAGGAATTTGTATGCTCTCTATAATAAAATAAGGCTTCTTTAGAATCTGTTATCCACACACTTTATTTTCCTCTAGATGCTACTTTTACTCACATAGACTATGAAGTCTGACTCATTCCTAAGTCTTAGTGTCTTAGATTTGGACTTTACCACTTGCCTTTTGCAGTTTAGCCATGTCTattgcctttaaaaaagaaaaattattgttgACACTTTTTGACATTTAGGTTTCATGTATTCAAAGTGGTAATTTTTAATTGCCCCTTAAtgttaaatgttaaatatattttaaaaaatccacagtggacctggctggtgtggctcagtggttgagcatcaacctataaaccaggagcccaggtttcaggcttggtccacagttgggggtgggaagaaggcagttgatcaatgattctcatcattgatttttctctctccctctcccttcctctctgaaataaataaaaatatattaaaaaaaaatccacaccaGAGTGAAATGCAATGGAAAAGTGGAATTATATTTCTGTACTATTCTTATAAAAACTATTGGTTACCTTTTCTGAGCAGAGAATTGTAGGGGAAACAAAAATGTGTAATATATCCTTGACCCACTCTCTTCATATGCTTTTCTAGTTAGAGATAGtttatcctatcctatataataaaagggtaatatacaaatcggctgaatggcggaatgacatgtactgaccaccagggggcagatgctcaatgcaggagctaaggatgtcctactgtggcttaggggagcgggcctaagccttgGTAGGACATCttcgagggctcctggactgagagagtgtgcaggcggggctgaggaaccccacccgaGTGCACcgatttcgtgcaccagcctctagtgtATATTCAGAACACCTTGCACTAAGCAGTCTCAAATATTCGATTGTTTCCAAGTCCCACCAAATCATGTAAGGTATTCCAGAGCCACTCATATTTCATACCCACCTCTCCATTCTTATATCCAGCTCTTCTTCAGCCATCACTTTGAAAACTCCCATATTATGAACCCCGACACAATatatacatttccataagacccaggattataatttatattcacaCATACCCATATCCATTTCTCTGAAACCCTAAACTTTTcaggtggggagcgggcctaagctggcagtcggacatccttagtgctgctgcggaagccagagaggctcctgccaccactgctgcactcaccagctgtgagcctggcttctggctgagtggtaccgcacctgtggaagtgcactgaccacctgggggcagctcctgcattgagcatctgccccctggtggtcagtgcacatcatagcgactggttctgctgttcggtcgatttgcatattagccttttattacataggatattttaGTAGAACATGTGATTATTAGTGAAGAGGAAATTGATAGTTCAGTTCAgtgagcatttattttttttaattttaattttttaaaaattttattgattaaggtatcacatatttgtcctcatccccccattcccatctcagtGAGCATTTATAAGATGTTTCCTGCTGTGAAAATACAAAAGGTCTTGTTTTCAGGGACAGAACAATCTTGTTTTAGGTGTGTAACTGAAATAGTATGTAAcattttcattcaataaacactGAACCATATGTGCAAGGTTATTTGTAGGGACATAAATCACTGTCAGGATTGATTCCTAACTCTCAGTAGCTTTCATTCTACTTAAGAGATATATATGTAAACAATATGAATTTAATTGTGGTAATTGCATAGGAAAATTAGAGACTTCtaagagtttgtttttttttttttcttggctggggtaggagggagggtagtcagaaaaggtatttgttgaaaagatgacatttgggggagataagagatcaactgaaggacttgtatgcatgcatataagcataaccaatggacgcaaaacactggggggtgagggcatgtatgggagtgggatgggggggggccaatggtaagatatgtacacatataataccttagtaaaaaaaagaaaaaaaaagaaagacaaagcagAAAGTAATGAtacagaaagcaaaaaaaaaaaaaagaaagaaagaaagaaaaaaaagaaaagatgacatTTGAGCTAAGTCTTGGAAAATTTCATCTTAAGGACATGGGAAATCAATGTTAAATATGAACAGTAACATCTATGGGCAGGAGCTTTGATGAGTAAGAAATAATTCAGGTGGGTAAGGGAATGGGGGCTAGCCTTGGCATGGGAACATAGACATGTGAGCATAGGTGGGAACTACTGACACAGGTCCATAGGATTAAGTTAATCATCATTAACATATcagtaatatttttctaataacaGGAAGTAAGTTTTAGATAGGAAAAATAGTGCCAAATGACCAGGAGTCTAGCCAGGATGAtgaccttagttttttttttaaccctgtaGACCAGAGCTGTTCTATCCTGGTTACATGTTAGAAACTTCTCAGTGgctttaacaaaaaacaaacaacaacaaaaaagaagactCAGACCCATCCTAACCAATGAAATCAATCTGAGACTGGGTTCCaagcattcatatttttaaaagctcccaagAGGTTCTAAATTAGGGTTGAGTACCACTGCTTTGGAAAATGGAAGAAGGCAAGGGAATGCTTTTTAGGGTTCCTTTACTTTGATTTGGTTGAATCTTTGAACtcataatatttttgctttttgattTTGCTTGGTTTATTGTGTCTATGTCCGTCTTCCCCATTAGTTAAGTCTCATTCCCTCTGAAGGTAGGGACTGTCTTGTACATATTTGATTGCTGCAGTAGTTGAATATCTGGCATATTAGATATCTTTGTatatgggctttttaaaaaaatattgattttagaggaagagaaacatcgattggttgcctcccatagacatcccaaccagggatcaaacctgcaacctaactatgtgctctgactaggaattaaactgtgacctactgtttcataggtcgatactcaaccattgagccacactggctgggctcctttttatgattaaaataaaacctgTTAAACTAGTAACAGGGGAAATTTCATTAATTTGATAAAGACTTTATGCTGGAGATCAACAACATAGATTTATGGACatgtattctctttaaaaatcagcaacaagacaaggatgcccactatTACTGCTGCATTATAACTTAGTACTAAAGGTCCTAGTCAGTGTTACAAAAATTTAGCGGTTGCTAAGGgttagggatggggtgggggtggctatAAAGAGAGAGCTCCAGGGAGTTTTGTGCTAGTGTAATAGTTCTGTACTCTGATTGTGGTGGTGGTAAAAGGAGTCTACACATATTGCATAAAACTATATATACATGcaggcgcacacacacatatacacaggaatgcatataaaaatggcaaaatctggccgaaaccggtttggctcagtggatagagcgtcggcctgcggactgaaaggtcccaggttcaattccggtcaagggcatgtaccttggttgcgggcacatccccagtggggggtgtgcaagaggcagctgatcgatgtttctctatcatcgatgtttctaactctctatccctctctgtaataaaatcaataaaatatatatttttaaaaaaatggcaaaatctGAATAAGCTCTGTGGATTgtaccaatgtcaatttcctggaTGCAATATTATAGGTGAAGGGCTATAGGGGAACCTccctatattattttcttaagtttaaaactttttcaattaaaaaaaaaaattcagtgactTAGTTTTTTTTCAGGGGAAAGTTGGTGGGGATACTTAGGTGTTCATGCTGCCAAAAATAATTCCTCCCCTTAATTTTGTCTTTGAGGGTTTATGATTTGTTTTCAGTTCCTACAAGTTGTCATTTTGGTGTGGTTATAGGAGGTAGATGGGATAAATACATGATCAATACATTGTTTCTAAGAGCAATTGTTTAATAGTTTTAAGCAGGGTTGTGACATTTgcatagatcagtggttggcaaactgcggctcgtgagccacatgcggctctttggccccttgagtgtggctcttccacaaaataccacggcctgggcgagtctattttgaagaagtggcattagaagaagtttaagttaaaaaatttggctctcaaaagaaatttcaatcgttgtactgttgatatttggctctgttgactaatgagtgtgccgacccCTGGGTTAGAGCATTCTGGTGGTTCCTTTAAGGATGGATATGAGGGAGGGCAAGACCAGAAACAGAAAGATAttgtatttcattgattctaaagtacacttttttttccttcattttaacaTCTAAATTAGGATGTTTCAGTATAAATGTTAGCCAAATGAGTGTCTGAGGCTTGGAAGAAAATTCAGAGACAGAAGAGGAACACTTTAAAGAAATGCTGTCTCACCAAAGTTCTTGATGACTGACTACATTGTGTGTAAAATTATGAACATCTAAGACTGAGTCAAAAAAATGAATCATAAGAGCCTCTGAATATGACGTTTTAGGAATACTGTTATCATgttattcttttgtattttcgTTTTTTACTAGTCCATATGCACCCGagtaaaatatgataaaaatctCTATATAAATCTATactttcaataaatataaaatcagttCTGACTGATAAGAAAGCATCGTGTCTGTTTATTTGCTACCTAGCGGAAGCTAAAATAATGTTGAGTTTTACAACGGATAAGTACAGTGAGACAAGGGGAGAGAATTCTTGAAATACTAACAAGAAGAAATCGACTCAACTTGTTGAATTATTAGGGGAGGGGTAAAGATGACCGGGGAGGACTTCCAGGATGGTTTTCGTTTGGGGCCGCCTAGTGGGTAAGGTACCTGGAAGGCATAGGAGGAGCAGGTTTGGCGGGAAGTCCAATGGAGGATACACTGCGAGAGGAGCTTGTCGGCAGGGTGGAAGGAAACGGATGAACGAAGCCTCCGTATCTGCTTTGGTGGGACGGAACCCCGCGCCCGGTACTTGGGCCCGAGAGCCTGCCGTTCTGTCTCGATAGACTTTGCCTCCTCGGAGTTGTTGGTCAGAGGCGGGCAGGTGGGTGGAACGCCGGACAGATCTGGGCGTCAGGGCAGTGCGTAGGCTGACGAACCACCGACTTCCCGGGACTCCAGAGTCCCGGCCACTGAGAGCCGGGACACTAGTGGCCGGGACTCTCGGGCCGCTGTCGGCGAAAGAGGCGCGATTGGCTGGAGCTGCCGGCGGGCCTTGGGCGGGGCCAGGCTTCAGAAGCTGTTCAGCGATTGGCTGGgaggaaccaaaaaa
Encoded proteins:
- the MRPL51 gene encoding 39S ribosomal protein L51, mitochondrial, whose amino-acid sequence is MAGCLAAGAGRRLWSWVPQACRSFSLGVPDLYFVRNTVPPPKVVDRWNEKRAMFGVYDNIGILGNFEKHPKELIKGPKWLRGWKGNELQRCIRKKRMVGHWMFSDDLHNLNKRIRYLYKHFNRRGKYR